ACGCTACACCCTGGTGGAGATCCACGCCTTCGCCGGGCGCAGCCCCGAGGCCAAGGGCGCGCTCTACGCCCGAGTGGTGCGCAACCTGGGCGCGCTGGGCGTGGAGCCCTCGGACGTGTTCGTGATTGTGGTGGAGCAGCCCCGCGAAAATTGGGGCATCCGTGGCGGGCAGCGGGCCGACCTGGTGGATCTGGGATATAAGGTGAAGGTGTAGGCGGCGATAGCCGCTAGGGACCTGTGCGAGCGCCGGATGCGGGCGGCACTTCTGTCCGCGGATCACCGGCCGTGTCGCGGCTTCGAATGTACAGCCCGGACGGCTACGCCGCCCGGGCTTTTCCTTTGCTCCGCGGTTGGCCTCAACATCCAGTGTCAGGTGATCGCCCAGGGCCGGAGACGGCTTCAGGGGATGTACCCGTTCAGG
The nucleotide sequence above comes from Fundidesulfovibrio soli. Encoded proteins:
- a CDS encoding tautomerase family protein — encoded protein: MPLVAVSVFKGRSPEQKHALLEAVHEALVSAFGIPEPDRNIRLNEYAPGDWLLPPGKTERYTLVEIHAFAGRSPEAKGALYARVVRNLGALGVEPSDVFVIVVEQPRENWGIRGGQRADLVDLGYKVKV